Within Solea solea chromosome 1, fSolSol10.1, whole genome shotgun sequence, the genomic segment TTGCTGAATATGTTTAATTTTCTCAAAACCAAAAGTTAATTCCAACTCACCTGATGCACCCCAGACCTTCTGAAACACCTTGTCATAGGTACTGCGGCCTTTCATCTGTTCTCTCAAGCGGATGACAAGATCCATTTTTGATCCAGATGAATCAAGGCCACACTGTTTTACTAAAGTCCGCAGTAAATCAACCTGTTAAAACATGGGCAAGCACATCAACAACCAGAACCCTGTAATGGTATTGGTCCAGTAATGTATTTCTGGCACTTAAAGGAATTGTTCACCATTGGAAAGATGCatgtctattaaaactgggtcatctatgtagtagaaatgtgaaatgacctgaaaggcgcttttaaattaaatgtattattattattattattaataaaagttATAGCAAGTGCATATAGTCAAATAGATgaacaacaactcccagaatgcactgcacATTACACTGCCAGGACTCTTCTTCTGCCATATCATTTTGAAAACTCCCTTTGGTCATTGTTTTTACCACTTTCTCTGCAGAGCAAGAGCCGGTCAGCATATTTCTatcaaagatggcggacaccatgtttacattctgggaatgcgGTCTCGTCCCAATATGactgggtctaaaaagtgcagaaatgGCCATTCGAGTTTCAAACCTTGAATCCATGTTTGCACTATGCTGAGTCAAACTTtttacaactcagtggaaaactgagggagggaagcacaattaaaaaataaaaatactactgctattctagcaatacaaagccacattGCAAACCAgttaagtattcctttaaatatgAATCATTGTTTGGTAATAGAGTTTGTGGGTTAACCTTTGAATGCAGATCTCACCTTTAAGTCCATTACTTCAGTTGTCAATCTATCCACCTCTGCCTGCTTTAGCGGGTTGGATCCTTTACTGCCTTTGACTTTCTTGTACTCCTTGTTAAACACCATATTGCTGGCTCTGGTGTGAGGACCTATCCATGGTGCCCATTTGTGATACGATGGAGGTACCCCACACGGGTTTGCAGCATTGCCTAGATAAGagccaaacacacaacacaagcagaaacattattattacaaaactACACTAAATAAAATGGCACTCACAAGTGGATGTATTCTCTTGCATAGGGCAAGTTAAAAACAATCACTTCACTTACTCTTCACAAAGCCTCTGCAAATAATTTCCTGGCTGACAGAATGCCAAAAGTCTTCCATGTCGACCTCGCCATTAAAGTCAGATGGGGGCTCTTTAAGGTCACtcactgaaagaaaaacatttgtcaaATAACAGTTGACAGTGTACCCTGTCCCCAAATAACGGACTTACTTGGCACACTGAGGACTCCCTTCTTATGCAAATCCATGATGACAACAGGAGGATGGTTTCCACAACTCGCACAAGAGAATGAATACTCATGTGCTGAAAGAGCTTCAAAATGAAGGTACCCGTGAAGTATGGAGTCGTGGTCTGGATATTTATCTTTGTTTGTGGCTTGTAAAGCCGCCACAGCGCTCGCCACTGCTGTATGGTTCTGCAGATAAATGTGGATGAAAAACTGTCAGGTCAATATCCAAAGGAAATGAACACAGGCTAACAAATCACAGACATCGAGAGCATTGTAAATGACCTGTACAGAGTTCCTCAGGAAAAGGCAGAAATGGTGTGTCAAAATGACACCATCGTTAAAATTGTGTAGCCCATCTGTCCACTCCTGGTATCGATAAAATGTGTTGCATGTGACACATAATTTACAATATGTAGTTATACCTACAAAAGAAAAGGTTGTTAAAGTCTTGTCAGCAATATAACGGTTGCACAATGACTGACTAGCATAGACATGAAACATGTAGCCATAACttttcatgtaatgtaatgcaaccTACCCTCCACAATTCCAGTGACTGATACAATCTTTGCATTTTTGCAAATGGCTATCGCCCCAGAAAGTGGAACTTTGCCGGGACATTTGTGACAGAAGTTCTCTTTGGGAACTAAGTGCCTTGGCATATCCTCTGATGAAATCAAATTCCTCGGAAGGTTTGCTGGCAGGGCTTTATGTGAAATGAGGTAATCCACCATTTCAACCAGTGCTTTTCCTTCCGGGGGATACAAAAGACCATGTTCAGGCTGTGCATCATCTTCCACGGGTGCATAATCTTTCACGGGTGGTGCATCATCTTCCATGGGTGCATAATCTTCCATGGGTGCATCGGAGGAGTCTTCTTGACAATCCATATTTTGTACAAAGAAGTCAGGCCTTAATTGGTGCAGGTGCCACTTTGATATGGCTTTGTGTGGGCAAGATGTCCAGGGTTCTGAGCAGGGGCAACTCAATGAGTTGTCTGAATTGTCATAGTGGACCATGACCCTCCCATATCTAGAATACAATGAAATGTGTGGCTCAAACACAGAAAGATAAATGTGTCCCTGTTCATTTTCGAGGTTTACCACCACACTAAGGGGTGCACCTTGATCATCAGCAGCCAGTTTCCTTGTCAGACATTCAGCCACACAGTTTTGGCTTAACCGCTTGTTTTCCAGCATGTCTGTGAGAACCCCATCATCAAGAGAAACAGCTGGTGTGGTGGTCACAGGACTAAATGCCAACGACCGAACATGGACACAGTCAAACTCCAGTAACCCACTTGGCAGTGCATTGTCATATGCCCTGTTACATGTCTCCAATTGGCAGGACACATGGTGGTGACTACCCCAGGTACATTTTTGGGCATGGATATAGTGTGCAGTAGCCTTGAAAGATCTAGACACGGCAAAAATTCCCCTTTTcccatcaacacacacagagttcaggTGGTGATTTGCTGTTATGTCCGATGATTTTTCCTTGTGTTGCCTTtcaatgtgtgttttgaggttttttcTAAGGATTGGtttgcaacaaaaacaacacgccGTTTTTTTGCGCGCCACCAACCATGTTTTTTTGCGATGGTCTGCTGCTGGGGCCGCCATGGTCACCGTGGACACTGGAATCACCATGGCTGCTGGAGTGGAAgctggagtcaccgtggacaCCGGAGTCACCATGGCTCCTGGAGTGGACGCTGGAGTCGCTGGAGTCACTGTGGCTGCCGGAGTCACTGTGGACACTGGAATCACCATGGCTGCTGGAGTGGACGCTGGAGTCACCGTGGCTgctggagtcaccgtggacaCTGGAATCACCATGGCTGCTGGAGTGGAcgctggagtcaccgtggacaCCGGAGTCACTGTGGCTGCCGGAGTCACCGTGGACACTGGAATCACCATGGCTGCTGGAGTGGACGCTGGAGTCACTGTGGCTGCTGGAGTCACCATAGCTGCTGGAGTGGATGCTGGAGTCACCGTAAATGCCAAATTTGCAGTAGTATTTGTGGTTTTTGTCTTGCAGCAGATTTTGAAGTGACGGACAAAAAACTCCTTTGTCACAAAGACTTTTGTGCAAAAGCCACAGTGATAATGGTGGCTTTGCACACAGCCAAGCTGGCATTTGTAGACACTGTATCCTAAAAGACAGATAGGAAAAGTGATTAAGAATtttcaagaaacaaacaaaacaatacattcttTAAGCCCTGCCTGAGAGATCGTACATTACTTCTTAATGAAGAGGTTCaaagaacaatcattattatttttttcttgaaaataaaatacacatggaCTAGACTAAAGATTCTATACACATTGCGTCCAGTACATATCATAGATGAAATGGCTGCAAGATTAGTTTGCTTATTGTTAGTGTGTGATACTCAAAGGGATGAGTTTaatagtttgatggtcacagttatcaATGGTcaggacaaagagaaaaaacataatatttcatAACATGTAAGGCTTGTGGGGAAATGAAGGCCTTTCAGcatagaaatgaaaaaaaaacatttcataataTAGTTGGACTTACCACCATACTCTACAATTGACCGTCGGTGGCCCTGCAGGTGAGCCACAAGTTTTGGGTAGCTCCCCTTTTTATGGCAAACCGGACACTGAAAAGTGTCCGAGTCGCATTTTCTCAGCTCAGGGCCTGCTCCGTTGGCAAAAGTATTGTTTCTCTATAagagaattaaataaaatgtattttgtattaACATGAGAAAATGTTTAATCAAGTGGTAATTCACCAGATTGCATTTGCCTATAAGAATTTCCCTGTCATAAAATATATGTaggcaaatcaaatcaaatgacactgttgacagtgattcaacagaacttttaacttctaaatatgaaatatattattcgtcatcaaatcttttatcttaacaattgaAGAACTGAGGTCACAAGATTTCAAATTAGCAAAGCTGTGTGTCACttctcagagtcatttaaagattaaaaaaagagattaaaaaactAAGCAAAACTAAATAATGAGCATGTAGTTTATCTTATGCCTTTCTTGGTTTAAAATCAGAACCCCTGTCTCAATGAGATAAATATAACATCTAGTCTTGCTTGCTTGCTATTACAACCGCTGTTGTGTTCATAATATCAAAAAAGATTTCTTTATCCATTACCTTTTCCTCCATCATTGTATATCTCAACCTGGGGGGCCCCGATTAGAAGCAACGATGATATGGACGCAGCATATAGTTCAAGAGTTTACTGAGATTGAGCATATGACATGGTTTCTGAAATACAAACCAACGGAATACAGAATAAGTGCAgccaacagtgaaataaataatattagaaATGCTGTTGATGAATTGGCACAAGGgtcacaaacaaatacacacgtaATAAAGGAAAACTTACAAATTAGAACCTGAAATGCAACATGTGTAAACTAACCTCAAAacagtaaacagtgtccgccatctttgctaacagctacgctaacaggaccaagtatCACTGGTggccacgtaacaaagaaaagaatgaagatatttctcaactcaggtggaaactgaggttgggaacatattatttttcttcaaatataCCTATTAtagtaaaacaaagctaaatgcaaatcggtgaaatattcctttagcAATTACAACACTTAGAAGTCTCATCTCAGTATGAAGCTGCCACAGTATGCTCGCGGAGCGGCTCAGGACCCAACTAGGACCCAACAGTTGGGCTGCCCTCACCGTGCCAGACTGGGAATATAGTACATACACGATACATTTTATTAAAGAAACAAATCGCTTCTGTccttcagttatttatttagacAGAAAAAAGGGTAGACATAAATATTGTAAGAACACATTgttttacagtcattttatCCTTTCATTTGAACATAAATGTGATGTCTCCACATTTGTTAAATTAGttattaatgaaataaatacaagaatCAAACAAAATGTCTTCTCGTTTAAGAGTTGTTAATACAAGACGATTTTGTTTATTGCAGTGAAtgtgtaatgttttaatgtcatcTATTATATCATTGTTGTGtacaaaactcacacacacacgtttcgaTGTCTGAACCAACACTGCCTTTACTTCCGTTATTGTCACAGATTCAACATGTATCCATCCCATAATATTAACCCAGTCCCTTAAAGGTACATTCCCCACTATCCAGCAACATACAGCAAAACGCCATGTATCACAGTGTGACCCATGTTATTAGAACATAACAatcatattgtatttatttgatagTTTAATGTGTCGTTTCAGTTAAgttacatatacatattgtgTGAATGGTTCAGTTGACCTTAGAAGATACTATTCTTGTTGATGCCACTGAAGTAATGTTGtgtcaaacatgtcatcattaAGTCCTTCCTCATTACATCACTGTTACCGTTGTTATTATCAGACTAAAACATGGAAAATACAATCTTATAACATTGATGTTACTGCTGTCCTTTGAAGATTGGTTTACTTTAATGAGATATTGCCATGAAACTACATATAAAACAGTCATTTGTGGTTATTACAAGGTGTTTTCCTGCAGTAACAGCATCTCGTGATTGATACATCATTTTATAAAATGACTTCCATACTGTATCGGTCGAGGCCCAGGTTAACAAGGACCACCATTGGAGCCGATAACCTATAGGGTAACAGTGGAAATTGGGCTACTGTGGTTCGAAgtcgaaggaggagaggaggaaggcgggttcagaaacagagagaaaagaggaaaggcaagagTCTGGGACTGAGAGTAGGGACTTTGAATATTGAGACGATGACGGTAAAAGCTAGAAAGTCGATTGAcatgatgcagagaaggaaggtggatatactgtgtgtccagGAGACCAGGTGGAAAGATAGCAAGGCGAGAAGCTTAGGTGCAGGTTTTAAGTTGTACTACTATGGTATTGATAGGAAGATAAATGGAGTAGGGGTTATCCTAAAGGAGGAGTTTGTTAGGAATGTCCTGGAAGTGAAAAGAGTGTCAGATAGACTGATGAGTCTGAAGCTTGAAATTGaaggtgtgatgttaaatgttattagtggctatgccccacaggtgggatgtgaattagaggagaaggaaacattCTGGTGTGAGTTAGATGAAGTGATGCAGAATATCCccagaggtgagagagtggtaattggtgcagacttcaatggacatgttggtgcaggaaatagaggtgatgaagaagtgatgggcaGGTTTGGTATCCAGgacaggaacacagagggaCGGAGGGTGGTAGACTTtgcaaaaaggatggaaatggctgtagtgaatacttttttccagaagaggcatgagcatagGGTCACTTATAAGAGTGGAGGTAGGAGCACACAGGTAGACTACATCTTGTATAGATGATGTAATCTGAAGGAGATCAGTGACTGCAAAGTAGTGGTGGGTGAGAGTGTAGCAAGTCAGCATAGGATGGTGGTTTGTAGGATGAATCTGGTGACAAGGAAGACAaagaggacaaaggcagaacaaaggacaaagtggtggaagctgaaaagagaggactgtttttcagggaggagttgagaaagaatctgggtggtcagggagagctcccagatgactggacaactacagctaatgtaatcagggagacaagtaggagagtacttggtgtgtcgtctggaaggaaagtagataaggagacttggtggtggaatggggaagtgcaggagtatataaagagaaagaggtgagcaaagaaaaagtgggacactgaggagactgaagagagcagacaggagtacagggagatgcagcacaaggtaaaggtagaggtggcaaaggccaaacaaagggcGTATGATGACTTCTATGCTAGTTTGGaaagtaaggagggagagaatgatttatacaggttggcaaaacagagagatagagatgggaaagacgtccagcaggttcgggtgattaaggatagagagggacatgtgttgacaggtgccacagaagtaatgggaagatggagagagtactttgaagagctaatgaataaggaaaatgaaagagagcaaagggtagaagaggtgactactgtgaaccatgaagtagcagagattagtaaaTATGAAGTGAGGGGGGCACTGAAGAGGAcgaagaatggaaaggcagttggtcccGATGATATACCTGAAGTGGCAACCTATTTGCCGCTCTTGCAGGACTTAAAGTTTCTGTACTCTGTATTGTCACTCTGTAATCCACattgaacaaaaaataaaagtcgtCAAGCAAAATTCTTGGTATTAGGTCTGTCACCTCAAACTAATTGACaggaaaaaatatgttttttaatgcCTAAATGACAGATACGGTCAGAAAATTGTTGCTCCCGTCCTGCTCCGATAACTTAATTAAATGCAGATGTGCCCACATGGCTCATTTACTGCAGTTTACTACTATAAGCTTTGCTTTACAGCAGTTTGTGATAGCAGGACAAAATAAGAGCATAATAAACATTAATTGTattaagataaaacaaaaatatcagttatgattaattattataaattaaagcAAAATAGGTATTAAGcacaaaaaatgcaaacataagCCTTTTATTTTCTATGGCTCTAACAatacctgtggaggtatggaagtgtctaggagaggaggcagtagagtttctggttagactattcaacaggatcttagagagtgagg encodes:
- the LOC131471601 gene encoding uncharacterized protein LOC131471601; this translates as MMEEKRNNTFANGAGPELRKCDSDTFQCPVCHKKGSYPKLVAHLQGHRRSIVEYGGYSVYKCQLGCVQSHHYHCGFCTKVFVTKEFFVRHFKICCKTKTTNTTANLAFTVTPASTPAAMVTPAATVTPASTPAAMVIPVSTVTPAATVTPVSTVTPASTPAAMVIPVSTVTPAATVTPASTPAAMVIPVSTVTPAATVTPATPASTPGAMVTPVSTVTPASTPAAMVIPVSTVTMAAPAADHRKKTWLVARKKTACCFCCKPILRKNLKTHIERQHKEKSSDITANHHLNSVCVDGKRGIFAVSRSFKATAHYIHAQKCTWGSHHHVSCQLETCNRAYDNALPSGLLEFDCVHVRSLAFSPVTTTPAVSLDDGVLTDMLENKRLSQNCVAECLTRKLAADDQGAPLSVVVNLENEQGHIYLSVFEPHISLYSRYGRVMVHYDNSDNSLSCPCSEPWTSCPHKAISKWHLHQLRPDFFVQNMDCQEDSSDAPMEDYAPMEDDAPPVKDYAPVEDDAQPEHGLLYPPEGKALVEMVDYLISHKALPANLPRNLISSEDMPRHLVPKENFCHKCPGKVPLSGAIAICKNAKIVSVTGIVEGITTYCKLCVTCNTFYRYQEWTDGLHNFNDGVILTHHFCLFLRNSVQNHTAVASAVAALQATNKDKYPDHDSILHGYLHFEALSAHEYSFSCASCGNHPPVVIMDLHKKGVLSVPMSDLKEPPSDFNGEVDMEDFWHSVSQEIICRGFVKSNAANPCGVPPSYHKWAPWIGPHTRASNMVFNKEYKKVKGSKGSNPLKQAEVDRLTTEVMDLKVDLLRTLVKQCGLDSSGSKMDLVIRLREQMKGRSTYDKVFQKVWGASGGWAVIMCPCGVVSSVKFNIRAESPQDYADMLLCYKHLPNVVMASPQILDSAKKGEMEKKLPWVNLRKRPADINAHPDPGSADHYALYDTFHEANMKDLKDCLGKVGLVPEARGWVNSQTAEQLFSKMRKNNHFLSMMSPGSHVFLMRCMIHHHNLTINEKTLTDLQEISTEDIATDRAGLGPENSPGILGFGGSP